One window of the Chryseobacterium sp. CY350 genome contains the following:
- the nadE gene encoding NAD(+) synthase, with protein sequence MQTQKVIDHIVQWLKEYAEKSGVKGYVLGVSGGVDSGVVSTLAAMTGLKTLLIEMPIRQKEDQVNRAWEHMNDLKSKFPNVEAMSVNLTPAFEELYKTFDVHDDEFPNEKLAFANTRSRLRMMTLYYYGQINGLLVCGTGNKVEDFGIGFYTKYGDGGVDVSPIADLYKTEVYELARALNLVKNIQEAIPTDGLWDAERTDEMQIGATYPELEKIQKEWGTKTESDYSGRDLEVFKIFSRMNKAAQHKINPIPVCDIPEEWRN encoded by the coding sequence ATGCAAACACAAAAAGTAATAGATCATATTGTACAATGGTTGAAAGAATATGCCGAAAAATCAGGAGTAAAGGGTTATGTACTGGGAGTTTCGGGAGGTGTTGATTCGGGAGTGGTTTCTACTTTGGCAGCAATGACTGGTTTAAAAACTTTGTTGATCGAAATGCCGATTCGGCAAAAAGAAGATCAGGTAAATCGCGCATGGGAACATATGAATGATTTAAAATCTAAATTCCCAAATGTGGAAGCGATGTCTGTGAATCTTACACCGGCTTTTGAAGAATTATACAAGACTTTTGATGTTCACGATGACGAATTTCCGAACGAAAAACTGGCTTTTGCCAATACAAGATCGCGTTTGCGAATGATGACGTTGTATTATTACGGACAAATTAACGGTCTTTTGGTCTGTGGAACCGGAAATAAGGTGGAAGATTTCGGGATTGGCTTTTACACCAAATACGGCGACGGCGGTGTTGACGTCTCTCCTATCGCAGACCTCTATAAAACAGAAGTTTACGAACTGGCAAGAGCTTTAAATTTAGTTAAAAACATTCAGGAAGCAATTCCTACAGACGGACTTTGGGACGCTGAAAGAACCGACGAAATGCAGATCGGCGCCACCTATCCTGAGTTGGAAAAAATTCAAAAAGAATGGGGAACTAAAACAGAATCAGACTACAGTGGAAGAGATCTGGAAGTCTTTAAGATTTTCAGTAGAATGAATAAGGCTGCACAGCATAAAATTAATCCGATTCCGGTTTGTGATATTCCGGAAGAATGGAGAAATTAA
- a CDS encoding ribonuclease domain-containing protein — translation MNPKIRSLLFACMGLLFGMSLMYIYNNFIADKKAPLETENVPNANKSQSGSQTIDELTKEKTVIAYVKQNHQLPDYYVTKNEAKKQGWNPSQGNLCEVLPGKAIGGDYFGNREGKLPKGENYSEADVNYNCGNRNGDRIVFTKNGEVYLTKNHYKSFEKQ, via the coding sequence ATGAATCCTAAAATTCGTTCGTTACTTTTTGCATGCATGGGACTTCTTTTCGGAATGTCATTAATGTATATTTATAATAATTTCATCGCTGATAAAAAAGCTCCGCTTGAAACTGAAAATGTTCCAAATGCTAATAAAAGTCAATCTGGAAGCCAAACAATTGATGAACTCACGAAAGAGAAAACAGTTATCGCCTATGTAAAACAAAATCATCAGCTTCCTGATTATTATGTTACTAAAAATGAAGCGAAAAAGCAAGGTTGGAATCCTTCCCAAGGAAATCTGTGTGAAGTTCTTCCTGGAAAAGCTATTGGTGGAGATTACTTTGGAAACAGGGAAGGAAAGCTGCCAAAAGGTGAAAACTACAGTGAAGCTGACGTTAATTACAATTGTGGAAACAGAAATGGCGACAGAATTGTTTTTACCAAAAATGGGGAGGTTTATTTAACTAAAAATCATTACAAGAGTTTTGAAAAGCAGTAA
- a CDS encoding barstar family protein has protein sequence MNTTYIDFADLGDYEDFYTQLKEKIKLPAHFGDNLDALSDVISGELEMPLHLEFVNMSVDQLEIFEDLLTTLEDAEDEVEDFTFTYFLEQFEDEDDEEIAE, from the coding sequence ATGAACACGACATACATCGACTTCGCAGACCTTGGAGATTACGAAGATTTTTACACCCAGCTTAAAGAAAAAATAAAACTTCCGGCGCATTTCGGGGATAATCTGGATGCACTTTCGGATGTTATTTCAGGCGAACTGGAAATGCCTTTGCACCTAGAATTTGTTAATATGAGTGTTGATCAGCTTGAAATTTTTGAAGATCTGTTAACTACTTTAGAAGACGCAGAAGATGAAGTGGAAGACTTCACTTTCACCTATTTTCTTGAGCAGTTTGAGGATGAGGATGATGAAGAAATTGCCGAATAA
- the pafA gene encoding alkaline phosphatase PafA: MLRKITIAAVTFISLLTVNAQKNKKSQLERPKLVVGLVIDQMRWDYLYRFYDKYGDDGFKRLLNKGFSFNNVMIPYVPTVTAIGHTTIYTGSVPSIHGIAGNDWTDKATGKNIYCTEDTDVKGVGTNDKIGGHSPKNLWSTTITDQLRIASNFQSKVVGVSLKDRASILPAGHNPTGAFWFDETNGNFVTSSYYMQSLPEWVNRFNDQKLAEKLVANGWNTLLPISQYTESTRDDVPWEKPLGTAKNPTFPYNNLAADFAVNKGVLRTTPFGNAYTLKFAEAAIDGYQLGADPVTDFLAINVASTDYVGHAYGPNAIEVEDTYLRLDAELANFFKMLDKKVGEGEYLVFLSADHGGAHAEGFMKENKMMTGFFDDGLEKNLGVELETKYAASKLILGIDNYQIYLNHQLITEKKLDESAIKKSIIENLNKDPRVLYAVDLKDAANAPIPEPIKTRVINGYNWQRSGDIQIVSHDGMLPNYAKKGTTHSVWNSYDAHIPLIFMGWKVAHGESNASHFMTDIAPTLAQFLKIENPSGNVGQPLMEVLGK, from the coding sequence ATGCTAAGGAAAATTACGATTGCTGCAGTTACTTTTATTTCTTTACTCACTGTAAATGCTCAAAAAAATAAAAAATCACAGTTAGAAAGGCCAAAACTTGTGGTAGGTTTGGTGATTGATCAGATGAGGTGGGATTATCTGTACCGTTTTTACGATAAGTACGGTGATGACGGTTTCAAAAGATTGCTGAACAAAGGTTTCTCATTTAATAATGTGATGATTCCTTATGTTCCTACAGTAACCGCAATAGGTCATACGACAATTTATACAGGATCTGTACCTTCTATTCATGGAATTGCAGGAAACGACTGGACAGATAAAGCAACCGGAAAAAACATCTATTGTACCGAAGACACAGACGTGAAAGGTGTAGGTACAAACGATAAAATCGGCGGTCATTCGCCAAAAAATCTCTGGAGTACAACGATTACCGATCAGCTGAGAATTGCAAGTAATTTTCAGTCTAAAGTAGTTGGAGTGTCATTAAAAGACAGGGCTTCAATTTTGCCGGCAGGTCATAATCCGACCGGAGCTTTTTGGTTTGATGAAACTAACGGGAATTTTGTAACAAGTTCTTACTACATGCAAAGTTTACCGGAGTGGGTGAATAGATTTAATGATCAGAAATTAGCAGAAAAACTGGTTGCCAACGGATGGAATACCTTGTTGCCGATAAGCCAATATACAGAAAGCACAAGAGATGATGTACCTTGGGAAAAACCTTTGGGAACAGCGAAAAATCCTACTTTTCCGTACAACAATCTTGCGGCAGATTTTGCGGTCAATAAAGGAGTTTTGAGAACTACACCTTTTGGAAATGCATATACTTTAAAATTTGCAGAAGCAGCAATTGATGGGTATCAGCTTGGTGCAGATCCTGTTACAGATTTTCTTGCCATCAATGTAGCATCTACAGATTACGTTGGCCACGCTTATGGGCCAAACGCAATTGAAGTGGAAGATACCTATTTAAGACTGGATGCTGAGTTGGCAAACTTCTTCAAAATGCTTGACAAAAAAGTAGGAGAGGGTGAATATCTGGTTTTTCTTTCAGCAGATCATGGCGGCGCTCATGCTGAAGGTTTCATGAAAGAAAATAAAATGATGACCGGATTTTTCGATGACGGTTTAGAAAAAAATCTAGGTGTAGAATTAGAAACAAAATATGCAGCAAGCAAATTAATTTTAGGAATAGACAATTATCAGATCTACCTTAATCATCAATTGATTACAGAAAAAAAACTTGATGAGAGTGCTATTAAAAAAAGCATCATCGAAAATTTAAATAAAGATCCGCGTGTTCTTTACGCTGTAGATCTGAAAGATGCAGCCAATGCGCCAATCCCGGAACCTATAAAAACCAGAGTAATCAATGGTTACAACTGGCAACGAAGCGGTGACATCCAAATCGTTTCTCACGACGGAATGCTTCCCAATTATGCAAAGAAAGGAACAACGCACAGTGTCTGGAATTCTTACGATGCTCATATTCCATTAATTTTTATGGGATGGAAAGTCGCCCACGGTGAAAGCAACGCTTCCCACTTTATGACAGATATTGCGCCTACACTTGCTCAATTTCTGAAAATTGAAAACCCAAGCGGAAATGTAGGACAACCACTAATGGAAGTTTTAGGAAAATAA